A region from the Chloroflexota bacterium genome encodes:
- the proC gene encoding pyrroline-5-carboxylate reductase encodes MSERVTVIGAGAMGGAVVSALAASGAVPAASIVVSEIDDARRDAVVAATGATAGEGLPHDVTGAQALVLAVKPQSFATVAAVLAPALAPLQLVISIMAGVRLETMESALGASRLVRAMPNTPAQIGRGMTVWMAGSGVDDADRRRTRQILGSFGAEIEVHAEDMLDAATAVHGSGPAYVYLVAEAWVDAAVAVGLDREIATTLVRETLIGSAELWNAGDMSAEALRHAVTSPGGTTAAALDAFEERDLRAAFLAAVTAAYRRSQELG; translated from the coding sequence GTGAGCGAGCGCGTCACCGTCATCGGCGCCGGGGCAATGGGCGGTGCGGTGGTATCCGCCCTGGCCGCCAGCGGCGCGGTTCCCGCCGCGTCGATCGTCGTGAGCGAGATTGACGACGCGCGCCGCGATGCCGTCGTCGCGGCGACCGGCGCAACCGCTGGCGAGGGATTGCCGCACGACGTGACGGGCGCGCAGGCGCTGGTTCTCGCCGTGAAGCCGCAGTCCTTCGCCACGGTGGCGGCTGTCCTCGCCCCCGCGCTGGCGCCGTTGCAATTGGTGATTTCGATCATGGCCGGGGTGCGCCTGGAAACCATGGAATCCGCGCTGGGCGCCTCGCGCCTCGTTCGCGCGATGCCCAACACGCCGGCCCAGATCGGCCGCGGCATGACGGTCTGGATGGCGGGCAGCGGCGTTGACGACGCCGACCGCCGTCGCACCCGACAGATCCTGGGATCGTTTGGCGCCGAGATCGAGGTCCACGCCGAAGACATGCTGGACGCCGCGACGGCGGTGCACGGCAGCGGCCCCGCCTATGTCTACCTGGTCGCCGAGGCGTGGGTCGACGCCGCCGTCGCCGTCGGGCTCGACCGGGAGATCGCCACAACGCTCGTTCGGGAAACCCTCATCGGATCCGCCGAGCTGTGGAACGCCGGCGACATGAGCGCCGAGGCCCTGCGGCATGCCGTCACCTCGCCCGGCGGCACCACGGCCGCCGCGCTCGACGCATTCGAGGAGCGAGACCTGCGCGCGGCGTTCCTCGCCGCCGTGACCGCGGCCTACCGCCGATCGCAGGAGCTCGGCTGA
- a CDS encoding ComEC/Rec2 family competence protein, with the protein MTAWLGAAILLGIGLAAWWGPAPAWAVIGLAVIGAAAALTGRRLLLVGAVLAALALGLARGGHHVASQTPLLQAPAGAALTVIGTVVDDVPGPRRTLQVVGVAGAQDQGSRPAAGRVQVFAPRALALPNARVAVSGVFVPASPRATNSLAGNADTWAGTLGDATVRVIEAGTAADPPALLRLRRHVDASIRSALPEPHASLLSAMLVGIRQRLPDELRDDFLTSGLIHIVAISGFNITLIALWVRRLAGWGLGRYGVGLAAVLLPLYAVLAGAEPGVIRAAIMGDLVLVAWILGRDADALTALALAGAGMALVQPQALGDVGFQLSFAGTLGLIVIAPRVSAVLTERIRFPRWSAELIATTTAASLMVTPIIAHTFERFQLMAVPANLLALAAPAAIMATGAPVAIWASAGWPAADVVGWAAWLPLEYLIQAGRLAAQLPGASLATSGFDLPQALVSYLCIGAALVLLGRPPPRLVRSRVGSIVLPRRAVYGVALVALIAPPAMAVAGMPRVFDDGATVATVDLSGRAPTVYVRKGDDRVVVAGSRLDRLLLDRALPRWDLQVDNLAVASSGGNLSHMALDLVGARDVAVVQAPPTHALGAHLVAPNRAGRAPVVVDASRTTGALETQLVPAEGRAWVLVRSSDAVFAVAPPTVSQPALPADLRADVLVLGRSTTLGAMPASALRDSGVAVVIAPHPRLPEIVARAVNEDGQIVVPEPTLDTPRLVGSAWLRADRGTIEVRR; encoded by the coding sequence GTGACGGCCTGGCTGGGCGCGGCGATCTTGCTGGGGATCGGGCTCGCCGCCTGGTGGGGCCCAGCGCCGGCTTGGGCGGTCATCGGGCTGGCCGTCATAGGCGCGGCAGCTGCCCTAACCGGCCGCCGCCTATTGCTGGTTGGTGCGGTTCTCGCCGCGCTGGCCCTTGGCCTGGCGCGCGGCGGTCATCACGTCGCCTCGCAGACGCCGTTGCTGCAGGCGCCTGCAGGAGCGGCGCTGACGGTGATCGGAACCGTGGTCGACGACGTACCGGGCCCGCGACGAACGCTCCAAGTTGTGGGTGTTGCCGGAGCACAGGACCAGGGGTCGCGGCCGGCCGCAGGTCGCGTGCAAGTCTTCGCTCCGCGGGCCCTGGCGCTGCCGAACGCCCGAGTGGCGGTCAGCGGGGTGTTCGTGCCCGCAAGCCCGCGGGCTACGAATTCCCTCGCCGGAAACGCCGACACCTGGGCCGGGACGCTGGGCGACGCCACGGTTAGGGTCATCGAGGCCGGCACGGCCGCGGATCCTCCGGCGCTTCTGCGCCTGCGGCGCCATGTCGACGCCAGCATTCGCTCGGCCTTGCCCGAGCCCCATGCCTCGCTGCTCTCGGCCATGCTCGTGGGCATTCGTCAACGACTGCCCGACGAGCTGCGAGATGACTTTCTCACGTCGGGCTTGATTCATATCGTCGCCATCTCGGGCTTCAACATCACCTTGATCGCGCTCTGGGTGCGACGGCTCGCCGGCTGGGGGCTTGGCCGCTATGGAGTCGGCCTGGCCGCGGTGTTGCTGCCGCTCTACGCGGTGCTGGCCGGCGCCGAGCCGGGCGTGATACGGGCGGCCATCATGGGCGACCTGGTGCTCGTGGCATGGATCCTCGGGCGGGACGCCGATGCGCTCACGGCGCTGGCGCTGGCCGGAGCTGGAATGGCGCTGGTACAGCCCCAGGCGCTGGGCGACGTCGGATTTCAACTGTCGTTCGCGGGAACGCTGGGCCTGATCGTGATTGCGCCGCGCGTGTCGGCCGTGCTCACCGAACGCATCCGCTTTCCCCGGTGGAGCGCCGAGCTGATCGCCACCACCACGGCCGCCAGTCTGATGGTGACCCCGATCATCGCCCACACGTTCGAGCGCTTTCAGCTCATGGCGGTGCCGGCCAATCTGCTGGCCCTCGCGGCGCCAGCCGCCATCATGGCCACCGGCGCACCCGTCGCCATCTGGGCGTCCGCCGGGTGGCCGGCGGCCGACGTGGTCGGGTGGGCCGCCTGGCTTCCGCTTGAGTACTTGATTCAGGCCGGGCGGCTCGCCGCGCAGTTGCCAGGGGCCTCGCTCGCGACCAGCGGGTTCGACTTGCCCCAGGCGCTGGTCTCATATCTCTGCATAGGCGCGGCGCTGGTCCTGCTTGGCCGTCCGCCGCCGCGTCTCGTTCGCTCACGCGTCGGGTCGATCGTGCTTCCCCGACGCGCCGTCTACGGCGTGGCGTTGGTCGCCTTGATCGCGCCGCCGGCGATGGCGGTCGCGGGAATGCCACGCGTCTTCGACGACGGCGCCACGGTGGCCACCGTCGACCTCTCGGGCCGTGCTCCCACCGTCTACGTCAGGAAGGGCGATGACCGGGTGGTCGTCGCGGGAAGCCGCCTGGACCGGTTGCTGCTTGACCGCGCGCTGCCGCGCTGGGACCTCCAGGTCGACAACCTGGCCGTTGCCTCGTCGGGCGGCAATCTCTCGCACATGGCCCTCGACCTCGTTGGCGCCCGAGACGTAGCCGTAGTGCAAGCGCCTCCCACCCATGCGTTGGGGGCGCACCTGGTAGCGCCCAACCGTGCCGGCCGCGCGCCCGTCGTCGTGGACGCGAGCCGGACTACCGGCGCCCTGGAAACGCAGCTAGTCCCGGCAGAAGGCCGCGCCTGGGTGTTGGTGAGGTCAAGCGACGCGGTGTTCGCCGTCGCCCCGCCGACCGTGTCGCAGCCGGCGCTGCCAGCGGACCTGCGCGCGGACGTGCTGGTGCTCGGCCGGTCCACGACGCTCGGAGCCATGCCCGCGTCCGCCCTGCGGGACTCGGGCGTCGCAGTCGTAATTGCCCCGCACCCTCGACTTCCCGAAATCGTCGCGCGAGCCGTGAATGAGGATGGCCAAATCGTCGTTCCGGAGCCCACACTCGACACCCCACGGCTTGTCGGCAGCGCCTGGCTCCGCGCCGACCGGGGAACCATCGAGGTGCGGCGCTGA
- a CDS encoding helix-hairpin-helix domain-containing protein: MALAILTPSALPESAPPQVAQSSAAIELSAATLQWINAASAEELADELPGIGPLYAERITTYRRLFGSITESRTLTDLGIPASVVQRLPAQAPSAQ, encoded by the coding sequence GTGGCGCTGGCGATCCTTACGCCCAGTGCCCTGCCGGAGTCCGCTCCGCCTCAGGTCGCGCAATCGAGCGCGGCGATCGAGCTTTCGGCCGCGACGCTCCAGTGGATCAACGCGGCATCCGCCGAGGAGCTCGCCGATGAGCTGCCCGGCATCGGCCCCCTGTACGCCGAGCGGATTACCACCTACCGCCGCCTGTTTGGCTCCATCACGGAGTCTCGGACGCTCACCGATCTGGGAATCCCCGCGAGCGTGGTGCAGCGGCTCCCGGCTCAAGCGCCCTCAGCTCAGTGA
- a CDS encoding molybdopterin biosynthesis protein has product MTAPSRSGERPSHDAQPGSGDRVPYLQDVPLDEARARFDEALRRAGALAPGPAVSVPLEAAVGRVTASAVWARSSNPHYHAAAMDGVAVAAETTLGASPTSPLRLGVGRDAVWVDTGDAMPLGTDAVVMLEDLHEVGDGSVEILAAVAPWQHVRPLGEDIVATELVLPAGHTLRPVDIAAAAAAGHASLEIRQPPRVAVLPTGSELVPPGAEAEPGQIVDSNSLMLAATAREWGADAERLPPIPDDFPRLRAAVDEALDRADIVVVNAGSSAGAEDFTARVIAAHGEVLVHGVAIRPGHPVVLGVARGRAVVGIPGYPVSAALAMELFVAPLIDARLGRRRSRRPTLRAVVPRAVVSPMGDDEFVRVKVGRVGERTIAAPLARGAGMITSMVRADGVIRIPRMSEGLAAGSSVGVDLLTDPDAVDHTAVLIGSHDPALDLLANEVHRRFAPAAVASTNVGSQSGLVALRRNNAHAAGCHLIDPDTGAYNVADVRRILPGRDVVLVTFAHRQQGLMVAPGNPRGIQAIDDLVRDDVVFVNRQRGSGTRMLLDYELQRRGLTGAAIGGYDRELYTHVAVAADVAAGGADAGLGVLAAARALNLDFVPLLEERYDLVIPREHYESPVLQPVLDVLRDSAFAREVEAMGGYDTSRMGQVAAELPASPAGETPT; this is encoded by the coding sequence CGAGGCGCGGGCGCGTTTCGACGAGGCGCTGCGCCGTGCGGGCGCCCTGGCGCCCGGACCGGCGGTTTCCGTGCCCCTCGAAGCGGCGGTGGGACGGGTCACGGCCTCGGCGGTCTGGGCCCGTTCGTCAAACCCCCACTACCACGCCGCAGCCATGGATGGCGTCGCGGTCGCGGCGGAAACGACGCTCGGGGCGTCGCCCACGTCGCCGCTGCGGCTTGGCGTGGGCCGGGACGCCGTGTGGGTCGACACCGGCGACGCCATGCCCTTAGGCACGGATGCGGTGGTGATGCTGGAAGACCTGCACGAGGTCGGCGACGGCAGCGTTGAGATCCTTGCGGCTGTCGCGCCTTGGCAGCATGTTCGTCCGCTGGGCGAGGACATCGTGGCGACCGAATTGGTGCTTCCCGCCGGCCACACGCTGCGTCCGGTGGACATCGCCGCCGCCGCCGCGGCCGGCCACGCGTCGCTCGAAATCCGTCAGCCCCCACGTGTGGCGGTGCTTCCCACCGGCTCGGAGCTGGTGCCGCCGGGAGCCGAGGCCGAGCCGGGCCAGATCGTGGACTCAAACTCGCTCATGCTGGCCGCAACCGCGCGGGAGTGGGGCGCGGACGCCGAGCGTCTGCCGCCGATACCCGACGACTTCCCGCGCCTGCGAGCGGCCGTGGATGAGGCACTCGACCGCGCCGACATCGTGGTCGTCAACGCCGGCTCGTCGGCAGGCGCGGAAGACTTCACGGCGCGAGTCATCGCCGCGCACGGCGAGGTGCTGGTGCACGGCGTGGCGATCCGGCCGGGTCACCCGGTGGTCCTTGGCGTCGCGCGCGGGCGCGCTGTCGTGGGCATTCCCGGGTATCCGGTGTCCGCGGCGTTGGCGATGGAGCTGTTCGTGGCCCCGCTCATCGACGCCAGGCTCGGCCGGCGGCGAAGCCGCCGGCCAACGCTGCGCGCGGTGGTCCCGCGGGCCGTGGTGTCGCCGATGGGAGACGACGAATTCGTGCGCGTGAAAGTCGGGCGCGTCGGGGAGCGCACCATCGCCGCGCCGCTCGCGCGCGGGGCCGGGATGATCACCTCGATGGTGCGCGCCGACGGCGTCATCCGCATTCCCAGGATGTCCGAAGGGCTCGCGGCGGGATCATCGGTCGGCGTGGATCTGCTCACCGATCCGGATGCCGTCGACCACACCGCGGTGCTCATCGGCAGCCACGATCCCGCCCTCGACCTTCTGGCCAACGAGGTCCACCGGCGCTTCGCCCCGGCAGCGGTGGCGTCGACCAACGTCGGCAGTCAGAGCGGGCTCGTGGCGCTGCGACGGAACAATGCACATGCCGCCGGATGCCACCTGATCGACCCGGACACCGGCGCCTACAACGTCGCCGACGTTCGACGCATCCTTCCCGGTCGCGATGTCGTCCTTGTGACCTTTGCGCACCGCCAACAGGGACTCATGGTCGCTCCCGGCAATCCGCGCGGCATCCAGGCAATTGATGACCTGGTGCGCGACGACGTTGTCTTCGTGAACCGGCAGCGAGGCTCGGGCACCCGGATGCTGCTGGACTACGAGTTGCAGCGCCGCGGTCTCACCGGCGCGGCAATAGGCGGCTATGACCGCGAGCTGTACACCCACGTCGCGGTGGCCGCCGACGTGGCCGCCGGCGGCGCGGACGCCGGTCTCGGCGTGCTGGCCGCCGCCCGGGCGCTGAATCTCGACTTCGTCCCGCTGCTCGAAGAGCGCTACGACCTCGTCATCCCGCGCGAGCACTACGAATCGCCGGTGCTGCAGCCCGTTCTGGACGTGTTGCGCGATTCGGCATTCGCGCGCGAGGTCGAGGCCATGGGCGGCTACGACACGTCGCGGATGGGGCAGGTGGCCGCCGAGCTTCCAGCCTCGCCGGCGGGCGAAACGCCGACCTAG